One part of the Streptomyces sp. NBC_00286 genome encodes these proteins:
- a CDS encoding endonuclease/exonuclease/phosphatase family protein — MLLGTWNLENLYRPGGRFGPRNEDAYKAKLTALASMITDLDPTLLGVQEVGDPAALRDLADMLDGDWHIALSEHPDPRGIRVGFLSRPALRVRADTNAFPTPLRPVQGDDDGEPVDRTGRGFLAVEIAMGAMTLTVAVCHLKSKLLTYPGGRFQPRDEGERARYGAYALYRRAAEATTLRALADEFLDGKGRERNVAVLGDLNDEIAAATTQILQGPPGSEIKTPGFERPDKGDASRLWNIAPLIDEKQRFSRVHAGRPELIDHILVSRLLLDHVTGAGTGAPAQEVTTLPSVGDDPSARRDEAGSDHAPVWARIRV; from the coding sequence ATGCTTCTCGGCACCTGGAATCTGGAGAACCTGTACCGGCCCGGCGGCCGGTTCGGACCGAGGAACGAGGACGCGTACAAGGCGAAGCTCACCGCCCTGGCCTCGATGATCACGGACCTCGACCCCACACTGCTCGGTGTCCAGGAGGTCGGCGACCCGGCGGCGCTGCGCGATCTGGCCGACATGCTGGACGGCGACTGGCACATCGCGCTCTCGGAGCACCCGGACCCCCGCGGCATCAGGGTCGGCTTCCTCAGCCGCCCCGCACTACGGGTACGGGCCGACACGAACGCCTTCCCCACACCACTGCGGCCCGTGCAGGGCGACGACGACGGTGAGCCGGTGGATCGCACGGGCCGCGGTTTCCTGGCGGTGGAGATCGCCATGGGGGCGATGACCCTGACGGTGGCGGTGTGCCACCTGAAGTCGAAGCTGCTGACCTATCCGGGCGGGCGGTTCCAGCCGCGGGACGAGGGCGAGCGGGCGCGGTACGGCGCGTATGCCCTCTATCGGCGGGCCGCCGAGGCCACGACGTTGCGCGCGCTCGCCGACGAGTTCCTCGACGGCAAGGGCCGGGAGCGGAACGTGGCCGTCCTCGGCGACCTCAACGACGAGATCGCCGCCGCCACGACCCAGATCCTCCAGGGTCCGCCGGGTTCCGAGATCAAGACCCCCGGCTTCGAGCGCCCCGACAAGGGCGACGCGTCCCGCCTGTGGAACATCGCCCCGCTCATCGACGAGAAGCAACGATTCTCCCGGGTGCACGCCGGCCGCCCCGAACTGATCGACCACATACTGGTCAGCCGCCTCCTCCTCGACCATGTGACCGGCGCGGGGACCGGCGCTCCGGCCCAGGAGGTCACCACGCTGCCGTCGGTGGGCGACGATCCGAGTGCGCGCCGGGACGAGGCGGGCTCGGATCATGCTCCGGTGTGGGCGCGAATACGGGTGTGA